A DNA window from Rhodococcus sp. Z13 contains the following coding sequences:
- a CDS encoding FAD-binding protein has protein sequence MAEWAEECDVLVVGSGAGGCCGAYTAAREGLSVILVEASEFFGGTTAYSGGGGVWFPTNAVLKRAGDDDTLEDALTYYRAVVGDRTPPELQEAYVRGGAPLIDYLEADEDLEFMVYPWPDYFGKAPKARAQGRHITPKPKHVADDPELNESIRGPLGRERLGEPLPDTLIGGRALIGRFLIALRKYPDVQLYRNTPLEELVVEDGSVVGAIVGNDGERRAIRARKGVVLAAGGFDHNDEMRSKYGVPGTARDSMGPWSNLGKAHQAGMAVGADVDLMGEAWWSPGLTHPDGRSAFALCFTGGIFVDQDGKRFTNEYAPYDRLGRDVIARMERGEMTLPFWMIYDDRAGEVPPVAATNVPLVETEKYVGAGLWRTAETLEELAEQIGVPAESLKATVARWNDLAAKGVDEDFGRGDEPYDLAFTGGGSALVPIEQGPFHAAQFGLSDLGTKGGLRTDTVGRVLDTAGEPIPGLYAAGNTMAAPSGTVYPGGGNPIGTSALFAHLAVMDARAR, from the coding sequence ATGGCGGAGTGGGCGGAAGAATGCGACGTCCTCGTGGTCGGATCAGGTGCCGGAGGGTGCTGTGGGGCGTACACCGCTGCGCGTGAAGGACTCTCGGTGATCCTCGTCGAGGCATCCGAATTCTTCGGCGGCACCACGGCGTACTCCGGGGGTGGCGGCGTCTGGTTCCCCACCAACGCGGTCCTGAAGCGTGCCGGGGACGACGACACTCTCGAGGACGCCCTGACCTACTACCGCGCCGTCGTCGGCGACCGCACCCCGCCCGAGCTGCAGGAGGCCTACGTCCGCGGCGGGGCCCCGCTCATCGACTATCTCGAGGCCGACGAGGACCTGGAGTTCATGGTCTACCCGTGGCCGGACTACTTCGGCAAGGCACCGAAGGCCCGCGCCCAGGGGCGGCACATCACCCCGAAACCGAAGCACGTCGCCGACGATCCGGAACTCAACGAGTCCATCCGCGGCCCGCTCGGCCGCGAACGTCTCGGTGAACCCCTGCCCGACACCCTCATCGGCGGCCGTGCCCTGATCGGCCGTTTCCTCATCGCACTGCGCAAGTACCCCGACGTGCAGCTGTACCGGAACACCCCGCTCGAGGAGCTCGTGGTCGAGGACGGCTCGGTGGTGGGCGCGATCGTCGGTAACGACGGTGAGCGCCGAGCGATCCGCGCACGCAAGGGCGTCGTCCTCGCCGCCGGCGGGTTCGATCACAACGACGAGATGCGCAGCAAGTACGGGGTGCCGGGCACCGCTCGCGACTCGATGGGGCCGTGGTCGAATCTCGGCAAGGCACACCAGGCGGGTATGGCCGTGGGCGCCGACGTCGACCTGATGGGGGAGGCCTGGTGGTCGCCGGGTCTCACGCACCCGGACGGGCGCTCCGCGTTCGCGCTGTGCTTCACCGGCGGCATCTTCGTCGACCAGGACGGCAAGCGCTTCACCAACGAGTACGCACCCTACGACCGGCTCGGCCGCGACGTCATCGCCCGGATGGAGCGAGGCGAGATGACGCTGCCGTTCTGGATGATCTACGACGACCGGGCCGGTGAAGTGCCGCCGGTCGCTGCGACGAACGTGCCCCTGGTGGAGACCGAGAAGTACGTCGGGGCCGGACTGTGGCGGACCGCCGAGACCCTCGAGGAGCTCGCCGAGCAGATCGGGGTGCCCGCCGAATCACTGAAGGCGACCGTCGCGCGGTGGAACGACCTGGCCGCGAAGGGTGTCGACGAGGACTTCGGCCGCGGCGACGAGCCCTACGACCTGGCCTTCACCGGCGGCGGGTCCGCGCTCGTCCCGATCGAGCAGGGCCCTTTCCACGCCGCGCAGTTCGGCCTCTCGGATCTCGGCACCAAGGGCGGTCTGCGGACCGACACCGTCGGGCGGGTCCTCGACACCGCGGGCGAGCCGATCCCCGGCCTGTACGCGGCGGGCAACACGATGGCGGCGCCGAGCGGCACCGTCTACCCGGGCGGCGGCAATCCGATCGGAACGAGCGCGCTGTTCGCGCACCTGGCGGTGATGGACGCGCGGGCCCGCTGA
- a CDS encoding heat shock protein transcriptional repressor HspR, producing MSETRMPRDMSPDPDARVYVISVAAELAGMHAQTLRNYDRLGLVTPHRTSGGGRRYSPRDVELLREVQRLSQDEGVNLAGIKRIIELTNQVEALQQRVSELNAEIDRLRSSRGDLVPIPRSNALVVWKPRNRRD from the coding sequence ATGAGCGAGACGAGAATGCCGCGGGACATGTCCCCGGATCCGGATGCGCGCGTCTATGTCATCTCCGTGGCGGCGGAACTCGCCGGGATGCACGCGCAGACGCTGCGTAACTACGACCGCCTCGGCCTGGTCACCCCGCACCGCACCAGCGGTGGAGGACGCCGCTACTCGCCCCGCGACGTCGAACTGCTGCGCGAGGTGCAGCGGCTGTCGCAGGACGAGGGCGTCAACCTGGCCGGCATCAAACGGATCATCGAACTCACCAACCAGGTCGAGGCGCTGCAGCAGCGTGTCTCCGAGCTGAACGCGGAGATCGACCGGTTGCGTTCGTCGCGAGGGGATCTGGTTCCGATTCCGCGGAGCAACGCCCTGGTGGTGTGGAAGCCCCGCAACCGCCGGGACTGA